GGATTTGATGCTTTCTATTTCTTCCGGATTGATTACCAAGATCGTGATACTCGAAAGGGAACGAAAGAACTTGAGGTTGTATGGAGGGGCTCCAAGAGCTTTGGCTCATCAGCTGATGTAAGTATTTTTTACTTTTCAAACGTGCATGCCTCACTCCAGTTTGATGCTCTGTTTATGAATCCTTTGCTTATGCCTAGGTGCTATTCTATTTTGCTTGTAATTTTGGATTGAAAAAACTGCATGTTTGTTTCAGATCTTTGCTGGCATCTTTCCACAAAACTATGAACCGCCTCCTGGTGATTTTTATTTTGAAGTTGATGATGATTCCCCTGTTGTCCAGGTAATTCATCAGAATTAGAGTTGTTATATGTTGCTCAGGCACTAGGCAGTTCTTCATGGCTTTCCTCTATGCAGGATGATCCCCTTCTTTTTGATTATAATGTTGAAGAACGAGTAAATGGTTTTGTTGCTGCAGCTCTAGCACAGGTACATTCGGATCTCATTGTGGTCATGTTTGTTTTGTTATTTCCTTTTTGGGTTTCAATGTACTCTCTTTGCACCCATGTACACCACAAGGTTTGGTTAATGCCACTACAAACTTTACCCTATTTAGTTTATATTGGCTCTCTGATTGTTGTGGCGATAGGTTTTATGATCCATGAGAATGCAACTTGGGCGTCCTTTGTACTATGGAGTTTGACTTCTATCTGCAATTTGTTTTGTCACTAGTCATATGTACTACAATATTCATACTTAATGTTATTGTTCTATTCAGAAATATAGCTTCACATCCTAAGTTAtatttgtttctttcttttctgtagGCAAATATCACGAGGACAAACCATATCATGTTTACAATGGGAACAGACTTCAAGTACCAATACGCAGAGAGTTGGTTCAGAAACATGGACAAATTAATTCACTATGTGAATAAGGTTAATGGTGAACATATTAAAGAAATTGCATAATTATTTACTTGTTTAATTCTTTTATGAAAGTTCATGGCATTACTTTGTTGTATAGCCTTGATGGTTTTTGAGATTTGGTTTGTCGAATacatttgagtttttttttatgttctCATACTAATTTTAAACTTTATAGATATCATGTCATTCACTTGGTTTCTTTCATTGTTACATAAGAACATAATTTCTTATCCATAGAGGATTTTTGTTTAGCAAAGTACCAAAATAAGTAGAAAACAGTGTAGTTTTCTACTCTAATGATAGTCGAGCTCACCATGCTTGCTCTTTTGGACCATACCTCAGGATGGCCGTATCAATGCTCTTTATTCCACACCTTCCATTTATACTGATGCAAAATATGCTGCAAACGAGCAATGGCCTCTCAAGACCAATGATTTCTTCCCGTatgtttttattttgttttcataatTGTTATTATTAACTTTACTTTATTCCTGTTGCTCATGTGTGACCGTATTGTTTGTTCGACCAGATATGCAGATAACCCTAATGCGTACTGGACAGGTTACTTCACAAGTAGATCTGCCTTAAAGCGATATGTCAGGATGATGAGTGGATACTACCTGGTAGTGTTGACATCCTATGTTTTTACTATGCTGAGCTGCGGTGGCCTTCAAATGCCCATCATCAACTGCTTAAGTACATATGTATTTGGTAGACTGCTTATTCTTAAAATTCAATTTATTTTCAGGCAGCCCGGCAGCTGGAGTTCTTTAAAGGAAAAAGCAAATTAGGTCCAACAACAGATTATCTAGGTGATGCTCTAGCTCTTGCTCAGCATCATGATGCTGTTACAGGAACAGAGAAGCAACATGTGGCAAATGATTATGCCAAGAGATTGTCAATTGGATATACACGAGTGAGCATCCTGAGAGAATTGTTTCAAATCATGCTTGATGATCTTTTCATTTTGATTTAGATGAAAATTCATTTGGTGTGACTCATTTTACAGGCCCAGGAGCTTGTTTCGACTTCTCTTGCTTGTTTAACTGAGTTGGGCTCCAAACCACATTGTTCTTCTCCAACAACAAAATTTTCACAAGTTAGTTGCAGCTTTTTTCCCCCTACCATGTGAGGAGTAGAGACTTTCAACTTGGGCATCAATGGAGACAATGCATTCCCTTATGCTCCTATGTGAAATAAATTTGATTAGTGTTTAGTCTAAGATGAAATGCGAAGGTACAAACATCAAAGAACAGGAACAATAAATGGATGGGTCACCTTCTCAGTTTCTCTAATAATTTTAGAAATGACTTAATATTTACTGTGTCACTGTATCTTCTTTTTCAGTGTCTTCTCCTAAACGTTACCTATTGCCCTCCTTCCGAGATGGACTTTTCTAAGGGAAAAAGTTTGGTAAGTTTTGGTATCAACTCATGCATTGCTCCTTCTGAAGTGACCTTTTTCAGTTCACCCATGTTAAACAAAAGATAAACTGCCATCAACCATTTTGTTTTCaatatatcattttttttgttacagGTTGTTCTTGTGTACAACTCACTTGGCTGGAAACGACAAGATGTTCTTCGTGTGCCAGTATGCAATTGTCCATTATTCTCTTCAAAGAAGTTATATTGTTTTGTGTATTGTAATGTTTTTTTATAAGAAAGCAGCTTCACCTCACATTTGAATTAATCTTCCACTTAATGAAATAACAGGTTTTCAGTGATTCAATTGTGGTTCATGATTCTGAAGGAAGAGAAGTTGAATCACAACTTCTGCCTATAGCTAGTGCCTCACTAAACATACGGGACAAACATGTTAAGGCTTACCTAGGCACTTCACCAGGTGTAACGCCCAAGTTTTGGCTTGCTTTTCCTGTGTCAGTACCGCCTCTTGGTTTCAACACTTATTTTGTCTCAAGCATGAAGAAATCAGGTGACTTTATTATGCCACTGACTTAAGAAATACTACtcaaaataaaattctaattCATATACTTAATCCAGCATCTGTTTCTTCCAAGTCCACTGTATACTCATCTCAAGGAAGTGAATATAGTAGTCTACAAGTTGGGCAAGGGAACTTGAAACTTCAGTATAATGCAGCTGGAGCATTCTCTCTGTACTCCGATAGCAAGACTCTGGTAATGTACCAAAGCTCAATCTTTGTGTTCAGTGTTTGCTATTGCAATAGTTTCATCTTACATAAATGGAGTTAAATCATAATTCTTGTGTTGAGTTTCAGTTCTGATCTAGAATCTTGCCTACTAACCTAATTAATAAATTTCAAGATTGAAGCAAATTTCGAGCAGAAATACAAATATTACATAGGGCAGGATGGTAACGGAAGTGACCCTCAGGTGCTCTAAAAATTCCATAAGCCATCCATTTACCACAATAGCAGTTTTCTGGTACAATGGTGTTAATTACTTATCCTGGACCATAGGCTTCTGGAGCGTACATATTTCGGCCTAATGGCACTGTTCCTATCAAGACTGACAGTCAGGTATGGAGAGGGATTGTATTTGCTCTAGAACAACATATAAGTTGCATGATCCACAAAGTTATTTTCAAGATATTTAACATGATTCTTGTTAAATTTATTATGTAAGGTTCCTCTCACAGTTCTGCGTGGCCCCATAGTGGATGAAGTGCACCAGCAGATTAATTCATGGATATATCAGGTTATCCCTATGGGAAATGTTTTTCTGAATCATCATTTATGTACAATTTATATTCTATTTGTTTTTCTTCTTATCCAACATCTCAAAGTTCTTAATGAATTTTTAGCTTACATTCCTTAAATAACTGAGATATGTAAGGATAATCCTCATTAGCAATGCTATTTACACTCTTTCACCACTATTATTTAATTGAGTTATTTTGAGTAATCCACTATTATTTAATCGAGTTATTTTGAGTAATTTGTAGGATTGGCCTGTCAGTAGATGCTTATTTACTCATATAGGTTGTGAAAGAAAACACAATATGATCAGTTGTGGAATTTAATTTTGTTATATAAATGTTGGTCAAATAACTAGTAATTATCCATTGTGTTCTTGATACTTGTTTTTCGATTCTGAACACAGATTACCAGAGTTTACAAGGGGAAGGACTATGTGGAAACTGAATTTATTGTGAGTGCTCTGCCAATATGATGTGCCTTGCATTGCTATAGATGTTTGTTTAAacttttaattttgtttcatctTTTGTGTGTACTTTTTCCCCTCTATATTGGCATAAGATTTTAACATTTTCTGAACTGATTGTTCACATGCATAGGTTGGGCCTATTCCAACAGATGATGGAAATGGAAAAGAAGTAGCAACTGAAATTGTCACAAACATGGCGACAAACAAAACATTTTACACTGATTCCAGTGGACGTGATTTCATCAAAAGGGTATGCAGACACTTTTTACCTTCTCTCCAAGCAAATCATTTTTGGTGCAGTTCTCACTGACAGAGTTTTTGAGAAATAACTGTTTTAGTGGTTCCTGTTCTAGTTTAGAATATGAAAGGGACTAAAGAATAGCACAATGAAAAATCAATACAGAAATACATGGTAGAATGTTGTAAGATTGTCTCAAGTTTTATATTAACACACTGGGTACCCATATGTTTTTGCAGATAAGGGATTATCGATCAGAGTGGAAGATTGAAGTGCACCAGCCCATTGCTGGAAACTATTATCCTGTGAGCTTTTGTTTGATCTCTATATTTTTTAATGAAGTTCAATAACATTAATAGGTGGCATCTTTTTTATCTGAGCACCAGCAGTCAAATGGCATTTTCCACAGTTGATTCAGTTTTGAATTGATTATTCTATTTTATTTCTCCTGGAGAAATTTATAGTTATTTTCGTCTttttaccaacatttattgatttTACTGAATGATGTCAACATAGACACTAAATGTTAGCTCAATCAGTTGTCTGCATATGGTGGCATAAGAAGTTAAGGTTTGGTGATCTTTGCAAAATTCTGATGCATAAAAGGTGATGATTATGGAAAAGGGGCAAAAAATCAGACATGTGCAGGACCCAGTGCTTTAAGAAATTAGAATGCTGTTCTACTTCTTACTAATTGTGCAATGAAGAGTTGAGCAAATCACTCTGTAGCTTTATAAGTAGTTTCTGCTGGGGTAATCTGTAAAATATAGGTGATTCTTTACATCTTTTCAGGTTAATCTTGGCATTTATGTGGAAGATGGCAACAAAGAGTTGTCTGTACTGGTAGACAGGTCAATTGGAGGTTCAAGTATAAACGATGGACAAATTGAGCTAATGCTACACAGGTACATCCTCAAGCAGCATAATTTTAACAATAATTTGttgcttctttttcttttattctttAATCTGTACTAATTTGTGCCTACCAATGTATAGGAGGCTACTTCATGATGATGGGCGAGGCGTTGCAGAGGCACTAAATGAAACTGTCTGTCTTGGAAATCAATGTGAAGGACTAATTGTAAGTAAGAGTGATTATCTTCCTGACACCGAAGTAGGATagaagcaaaattcagtaaTTGCTTACTAATAATACCATTCGAATGAACACACCTCATTTTTTTCTGAAGAAAACCTGTCACTTATTAGGATATGTTAAAGTCAACCAATGCCTCAAAGGTAGAATTACATTAgacaaaaaggccattggaattTCCTCTCATGAACTCAGGTAgcaataattacagaactcataGAATTACTAATTAGACAAAAAGCCATATGAATTTCCTCAACTCTCATGTCACTGAGGTAGCAACTGATTACTTATTTGCATCTAAGTCATCAGAAGATACTGTTGTGTCATTACCCATCAGTTTACTATATTTTGACTGCAAGCATGCAATGTCATGCAGAAGTATAATGGAAAGCATCTCATTGCACTTTTAACAGATCGAAGGAAAGTACTATCTCAAAATTGATCCACAAGGAGAAGGATCTAGGTGGCGTCGGACATTTGGCCAGGAAATATACTCACCTCTCCTTCTTGCTTTCTCAGAGCAGGTACAGCGTGAAACTTGCCATTAACATGTGCTCAAGCTGTTCATGTGTTAACATGCACCAACTTGTTTATGCAGGATGGAGGCAACTGGGCAAATTCACATACTCCAAAATTCTCTGCGATGGATCCAACCTACAGCTTGCCTGATAATGTTGCATTGCTTACCCTTCAGGTACCTGCCCGTTATATCACTGTTGCCTTAATGTGCCAACCAGTGAGAATATACATAACTTTTATGTTAACCATTGATGTTAGAATTGGAACCttcaattttcctttttttagtaCATTCTGTGTATAGATACTCTGTCCCGGTTGgtttgattgatgacaacaatgaaataaaaccatgcactctTCTAGCTGTATATTGCCGCAAGTGCAAAACTGCTGCCTGGATTTATTGCTTTGCCAATAGTTACAGCCTATATACCtgtttaaaattttgttataCGATTTGTTCTAGGGGCTCTTTCCCcttcttttcttcttaatatattgatgcgcagctcACCTGCgcgtttgagaaaaaaaattgttataCATGCCATATTTGCTCACTACACAGGAACTCGAAGATGGAAGTGttcttcttcggtttgctcATCTATACGAGGTTTTGCCACCACCATTCTTACTTTGCCATTCCAGATCAGGTAAATTCTATTTGCTCTATTAACTTTTGTGTTGTTCTGGACAATAGGCTGGAGAGCACAAGGATCTTTCAGCTCTGGCGAGTGTCGACCTCAAGAGAGTATTCCCAGACAAGAAGGTCTTCTTTGAGTCTTTGTCACACCACATCTGATTTACACTTAGTCTTCAAGAGTAATCTTGACCCCATTTCTGATACCTCACTCCAGATTGGCAAGATCGTTGAGACAAGCCTATCTGCAAACCAAGAACGTGCAGCCATGGAGAAGAAGCGCCTGAAATGGAAGGTGCAAGGGCCTCCAGCTGACGAGAAGGTGATCCGTGGAGGGCCCGTGGATCCTTCAAAACTTGTTATCGAGCTGGGGCCAATGGAGATCCGCACGTTCATTGTCAGCTTCGAGCGTAGCATCAGTGGCAAACAGCTGCTCTGATAGTCCGGCGCCGAGGTCGGAATGGAGATCTGGGCCTATGTTGTATTATTAGGTTGACATTCACTCTTTcaggaaataaaaaataatgcggTAATGGTGAGCTTGAGCATCGTCAGCTTTTGTGTGTAGAGATTGCACTAATTTCATCGAGCCACCAAATCCTCATTGAGGTTGGAACTGAATCTGATTTGAGCACTCAGGTTCAGCCACAAAGCTCAGTTTCTAATGGAACTGTTGATGTGCATTATTTAGTCATGAAATTCTGGAGTCTATAACTTGCCAATGACAATGAGATCCTTTTCAGACCCACCTGTTATGACCGGGATCACATACCAGCACCGAAATCACCCTAGTGGCTAGATCACGTCGCTGGTCATGTGGTTAATTGGCCCAGATTTAATAGGATCCAGTTTGTTAGGAGAGGAGATAAATACTTGTAAGGAGTTTGGAATGAATTAAGCAAGGCAATTATCTTGCCTGACCTCACAGGCCTCCCCCACGCACCTCTCTCCCCGCgagtcgcccccccccccccccccccccctcaccgCCACCCTCTTGCTACGCCATGGCGCCGACTGTTGCCGGGGGTTCAAGCCTTGGCCGCCGGTCTCCTACAACTTGCGCAGCCGCTTGGTCCTATCAACCTGGTATCAGAGATGCCAGGCGATGACAATGAGCCGATATTGAAGCCGGTTGATGACGATaccgcccaaaccctagctgcgATCCTCAAGCAGTTGACCAACCTCACCACCCGCATGGATTCCTAGAAACACCCGCAGGCGTCATCTTCATCAAGCGCCATGCCCAAGGGTTCCCCTACGGGCTACAAAGGTACGGCTCACTGCCAACTCCAGtgaccaccaccgccaccgtgccacccaccaccgccaccgcaaCCACGCCGCTCGTCCCCCTCCCTATCCACAAGATAAGCTTTCCCCACTTGCcatcccccacccccaccctaCCACCACTTCTGCAATTTCCGCCATCCTCCATACCACCGGGATCCTCATCCACCGGTGCGTCTGGTCCGTACCCCAGCCTGGGAGTCCCTCGCTTCAGGAAGTTGGACTTCCCCAAGTATAACGGATTGGAGGACCCCTGAATTGGCTCAAACTGTGCGAGCAATTTTTCAGGGGCCAGTGGACACTCGCATCCGATCGGGTCTGGCTTGCCTCGTACCATCTCACTGGCGTGGCCCAAACATGGTACTGTGCCCTCGAACAAGATGAGGGTGCGCCATCTTGGGAGCGTTTCATCGACATGTGCAACGCACGGTTTGGGCCGCCAATTCGCTGCAATCGCCAAGCTTGCGCGGCTGCTCTTCTACCAGACGGTCCAGGACTACTAGGAATGCTTCGTCATGTTGGTGTGCCACACCCCTCAGCTGTCACAACGTCAGAAGGCTGGAACTCTGGAACCCTGACGACTTGCAGATGACGATGCAGCTCGCGCGAGCGCTGCATTGCAGCTACCATGGCGCTGCAGCCCTAACATCGCACGTGCCCTCCACAGCGGCCGTTGCCATTGCATGCACCACCTCGTCCATAGCCAGCGGTACCAACGCTCCCTACCCTAGCTGTGGGTCTGGCCCCTGCAGCGGCGCTGCCAGCGTCCTCGCGGCAATTCTGCCACCTCACCCCCGCCAAGATGATCGAGTGCCATCACCAAGGGCTTTGCTACAATTGCGACGAACTGTACATGCGTGGCCACCAGTGCCAACACCTTTTCTACCTGGAGGTCGCCGACTACCCAGCCGACGACAtggccgaggaggaggtggggcgACCCTTGGTGACTAGAATGACAACCTCGTCGTATGTCGTAGCTCTGCACGCTGTAGCCAGCATCTACACCGTGTACATAATGCAGTTCTGTGTCGGCATCCATGGCCACAATCTCCCTCTTGGACAGCGGTTCGACCCACAACTTTATCAACACAGGGGTCATGCACTGTCTCGGGTTGCAGCTGGCATGGGCCGCACTTCAGGTCACAGTGGCCAATGGTGACCACATCCCATGTGCGGGTGTGGTCGGCCATGTGGTCATGTGTATTGGCAAGGAGGACTTCTTCATCAGCTATTTCGGTATCGACTTGGGCGTCTTCAACCTCATCCTCGGCGTCGACTAACTCCACTCCTTGGGACCCATCTTGTGGGATTTTGTGGACCTCTTTATGTCTTTTTGGAGGGGCACTCATCGTGTCTCCTGGAAGGGGGAGGGCGCccctccctgcgccgcccgAGGACTGGCTCTTCGCTCTCTCGCGGGCGACCCCCAGCTGCCACTGCTGGAAC
The genomic region above belongs to Panicum virgatum strain AP13 chromosome 8N, P.virgatum_v5, whole genome shotgun sequence and contains:
- the LOC120685406 gene encoding probable alpha-mannosidase At5g13980 isoform X2, whose amino-acid sequence is MGPVRLALLAVVALAAAGEAVYIPYNTSAGVVAGKLNVHVVPHTHDDVGWLKTVDQYYVGSNNSIQGACVQNVLDSLIPALLKDENRKFIYVEQAFFQRWWRNQNDMIKDTVKELISSGRLELINGGMCMHDEATVHYIDMIDQTTLGHKFIKEEFGQIPRIGWQIDPFGHSAVQAYLLGAEVGFDAFYFFRIDYQDRDTRKGTKELEVVWRGSKSFGSSADIFAGIFPQNYEPPPGDFYFEVDDDSPVVQDDPLLFDYNVEERVNGFVAAALAQANITRTNHIMFTMGTDFKYQYAESWFRNMDKLIHYVNKDGRINALYSTPSIYTDAKYAANEQWPLKTNDFFPYADNPNAYWTGYFTSRSALKRYVRMMSGYYLAARQLEFFKGKSKLGPTTDYLGDALALAQHHDAVTGTEKQHVANDYAKRLSIGYTRAQELVSTSLACLTELGSKPHCSSPTTKFSQCLLLNVTYCPPSEMDFSKGKSLVVLVYNSLGWKRQDVLRVPVFSDSIVVHDSEGREVESQLLPIASASLNIRDKHVKAYLGTSPGVTPKFWLAFPVSVPPLGFNTYFVSSMKKSASVSSKSTVYSSQGSEYSSLQVGQGNLKLQYNAAGAFSLYSDSKTLIEANFEQKYKYYIGQDGNGSDPQASGAYIFRPNGTVPIKTDSQVPLTVLRGPIVDEVHQQINSWIYQITRVYKGKDYVETEFIVGPIPTDDGNGKEVATEIVTNMATNKTFYTDSSGRDFIKRIRDYRSEWKIEVHQPIAGNYYPVNLGIYVEDGNKELSVLVDRSIGGSSINDGQIELMLHRRLLHDDGRGVAEALNETVCLGNQCEGLIIEGKYYLKIDPQGEGSRWRRTFGQEIYSPLLLAFSEQDGGNWANSHTPKFSAMDPTYSLPDNVALLTLQELEDGSVLLRFAHLYEAGEHKDLSALASVDLKRVFPDKIGKIVETSLSANQERAAMEKKRLKWKVQGPPADEKVIRGGPVDPSKLVIELGPMEIRTFIVSFERSISGKQLL
- the LOC120685406 gene encoding probable alpha-mannosidase At5g13980 isoform X5, with translation MGPVRLALLAVVALAAAGEAVYIPYNTSAGVVAGKLNVHVVPHTHDDVGWLKTVDQYYVGSNNSIQGACVQNVLDSLIPALLKDENRKFIYVEQAFFQRWWRNQNDMIKDTVKELISSGRLELINGGMCMHDEATVHYIDMIDQTTLGHKFIKEEFGQIPRIGWQIDPFGHSAVQAYLLGAEVGFDAFYFFRIDYQDRDTRKGTKELEVVWRGSKSFGSSADIFAGIFPQNYEPPPGDFYFEVDDDSPVVQDDPLLFDYNVEERVNGFVAAALAQANITRTNHIMFTMGTDFKYQYAESWFRNMDKLIHYVNKDGRINALYSTPSIYTDAKYAANEQWPLKTNDFFPYADNPNAYWTGYFTSRSALKRYVRMMSGYYLAARQLEFFKGKSKLGPTTDYLGDALALAQHHDAVTGTEKQHVANDYAKRLSIGYTRAQELVSTSLACLTELGSKPHCSSPTTKFSQCLLLNVTYCPPSEMDFSKGKSLVVLVYNSLGWKRQDVLRVPSTVYSSQGSEYSSLQVGQGNLKLQYNAAGAFSLYSDSKTLIEANFEQKYKYYIGQDGNGSDPQASGAYIFRPNGTVPIKTDSQVPLTVLRGPIVDEVHQQINSWIYQITRVYKGKDYVETEFIVGPIPTDDGNGKEVATEIVTNMATNKTFYTDSSGRDFIKRIRDYRSEWKIEVHQPIAGNYYPVNLGIYVEDGNKELSVLVDRSIGGSSINDGQIELMLHRRLLHDDGRGVAEALNETVCLGNQCEGLIIEGKYYLKIDPQGEGSRWRRTFGQEIYSPLLLAFSEQDGGNWANSHTPKFSAMDPTYSLPDNVALLTLQELEDGSVLLRFAHLYEAGEHKDLSALASVDLKRVFPDKKIGKIVETSLSANQERAAMEKKRLKWKVQGPPADEKVIRGGPVDPSKLVIELGPMEIRTFIVSFERSISGKQLL
- the LOC120685406 gene encoding probable alpha-mannosidase At5g13980 isoform X4, with product MGPVRLALLAVVALAAAGEAVYIPYNTSAGVVAGKLNVHVVPHTHDDVGWLKTVDQYYVGSNNSIQGGMCAERSGFAHPGAAQGREPQVHLCRAGILPEMVEEPERHDQGYREGAHQLWTVGIDTTLGHKFIKEEFGQIPRIGWQIDPFGHSAVQAYLLGAEVGFDAFYFFRIDYQDRDTRKGTKELEVVWRGSKSFGSSADIFAGIFPQNYEPPPGDFYFEVDDDSPVVQDDPLLFDYNVEERVNGFVAAALAQANITRTNHIMFTMGTDFKYQYAESWFRNMDKLIHYVNKDGRINALYSTPSIYTDAKYAANEQWPLKTNDFFPYADNPNAYWTGYFTSRSALKRYVRMMSGYYLAARQLEFFKGKSKLGPTTDYLGDALALAQHHDAVTGTEKQHVANDYAKRLSIGYTRAQELVSTSLACLTELGSKPHCSSPTTKFSQCLLLNVTYCPPSEMDFSKGKSLVVLVYNSLGWKRQDVLRVPVFSDSIVVHDSEGREVESQLLPIASASLNIRDKHVKAYLGTSPGVTPKFWLAFPVSVPPLGFNTYFVSSMKKSASVSSKSTVYSSQGSEYSSLQVGQGNLKLQYNAAGAFSLYSDSKTLIEANFEQKYKYYIGQDGNGSDPQASGAYIFRPNGTVPIKTDSQVPLTVLRGPIVDEVHQQINSWIYQITRVYKGKDYVETEFIVGPIPTDDGNGKEVATEIVTNMATNKTFYTDSSGRDFIKRIRDYRSEWKIEVHQPIAGNYYPVNLGIYVEDGNKELSVLVDRSIGGSSINDGQIELMLHRRLLHDDGRGVAEALNETVCLGNQCEGLIIEGKYYLKIDPQGEGSRWRRTFGQEIYSPLLLAFSEQDGGNWANSHTPKFSAMDPTYSLPDNVALLTLQELEDGSVLLRFAHLYEAGEHKDLSALASVDLKRVFPDKKIGKIVETSLSANQERAAMEKKRLKWKVQGPPADEKVIRGGPVDPSKLVIELGPMEIRTFIVSFERSISGKQLL
- the LOC120685406 gene encoding probable alpha-mannosidase At5g13980 isoform X3 codes for the protein MGPVRLALLAVVALAAAGEAVYIPYNTSAGVVAGKLNVHVVPHTHDDVGWLKTVDQYYVGSNNSIQGACVQNVLDSLIPALLKDENRKFIYVEQAFFQRWWRNQNDMIKDTVKELISSGRLELINGGMCMHDEATVHYIDMIDQTTLGHKFIKEEFGQIPRIGWQIDPFGHSAVQAYLLGAEVGFDAFYFFRIDYQDRDTRKGTKELEVVWRGSKSFGSSADIFAGIFPQNYEPPPGDFYFEVDDDSPVVQDDPLLFDYNVEERVNGFVAAALAQANITRTNHIMFTMGTDFKYQYAESWFRNMDKLIHYVNKDGRINALYSTPSIYTDAKYAANEQWPLKTNDFFPYADNPNAYWTGYFTSRSALKRYVRMMSGYYLAARQLEFFKGKSKLGPTTDYLGDALALAQHHDAVTGTEKQHVANDYAKRLSIGYTRAQELVSTSLACLTELGSKPHCSSPTTKFSQCLLLNVTYCPPSEMDFSKGKSLVVLVYNSLGWKRQDVLRVPVFSDSIVVHDSEGREVESQLLPIASASLNIRDKHVKAYLGTSPGVTPKFWLAFPVSVPPLGFNTYFVSSMKKSASVSSKSTVYSSQGSEYSSLQVGQGNLKLQYNAAGAFSLYSDSKTLIEANFEQKYKYYIGQDGNGSDPQASGAYIFRPNGTVPIKTDSQVPLTVLRGPIVDEVHQQINSWIYQITRVYKGKDYVETEFIVGPIPTDDGNGKEVATEIVTNMATNKTFYTDSSGRDFIKRIRDYRSEWKIEVHQPIAGNYYPVNLGIYVEDGNKELSVLVDRSIGGSSINDGQIELMLHRRLLHDDGRGVAEALNETVCLGNQCEGLIIEGKYYLKIDPQGEGSRWRRTFGQEIYSPLLLAFSEQDGGNWANSHTPKFSAMDPTYSLPDNVALLTLQELEDGSVLLRFAHLYEAGEHKDLSALIGKIVETSLSANQERAAMEKKRLKWKVQGPPADEKVIRGGPVDPSKLVIELGPMEIRTFIVSFERSISGKQLL
- the LOC120685406 gene encoding probable alpha-mannosidase At5g13980 isoform X1 — translated: MGPVRLALLAVVALAAAGEAVYIPYNTSAGVVAGKLNVHVVPHTHDDVGWLKTVDQYYVGSNNSIQGACVQNVLDSLIPALLKDENRKFIYVEQAFFQRWWRNQNDMIKDTVKELISSGRLELINGGMCMHDEATVHYIDMIDQTTLGHKFIKEEFGQIPRIGWQIDPFGHSAVQAYLLGAEVGFDAFYFFRIDYQDRDTRKGTKELEVVWRGSKSFGSSADIFAGIFPQNYEPPPGDFYFEVDDDSPVVQDDPLLFDYNVEERVNGFVAAALAQANITRTNHIMFTMGTDFKYQYAESWFRNMDKLIHYVNKDGRINALYSTPSIYTDAKYAANEQWPLKTNDFFPYADNPNAYWTGYFTSRSALKRYVRMMSGYYLAARQLEFFKGKSKLGPTTDYLGDALALAQHHDAVTGTEKQHVANDYAKRLSIGYTRAQELVSTSLACLTELGSKPHCSSPTTKFSQCLLLNVTYCPPSEMDFSKGKSLVVLVYNSLGWKRQDVLRVPVFSDSIVVHDSEGREVESQLLPIASASLNIRDKHVKAYLGTSPGVTPKFWLAFPVSVPPLGFNTYFVSSMKKSASVSSKSTVYSSQGSEYSSLQVGQGNLKLQYNAAGAFSLYSDSKTLIEANFEQKYKYYIGQDGNGSDPQASGAYIFRPNGTVPIKTDSQVPLTVLRGPIVDEVHQQINSWIYQITRVYKGKDYVETEFIVGPIPTDDGNGKEVATEIVTNMATNKTFYTDSSGRDFIKRIRDYRSEWKIEVHQPIAGNYYPVNLGIYVEDGNKELSVLVDRSIGGSSINDGQIELMLHRRLLHDDGRGVAEALNETVCLGNQCEGLIIEGKYYLKIDPQGEGSRWRRTFGQEIYSPLLLAFSEQDGGNWANSHTPKFSAMDPTYSLPDNVALLTLQELEDGSVLLRFAHLYEAGEHKDLSALASVDLKRVFPDKKIGKIVETSLSANQERAAMEKKRLKWKVQGPPADEKVIRGGPVDPSKLVIELGPMEIRTFIVSFERSISGKQLL